A section of the Drosophila sechellia strain sech25 chromosome 3L, ASM438219v1, whole genome shotgun sequence genome encodes:
- the LOC6605173 gene encoding ankyrin repeat and MYND domain-containing protein 2 yields the protein MTEESKKIDQLDDVQRQLLDYLAKNDTSGFKQLLGGVRNVNFVDHTGMSCLAYASYKGNREAVQLLLDMGADVNLNQHGADYTPLHFAALSGNTHVCRLLLDAGIKPGSLNSVNRTAAQMAAFVGNHECVETINNYVTQSSLEYYTQLHGQQTEPHIPPSLLKSFHAFVTEINLHPVRIALNVQSLGLLRILSSLRKTLALMCEKEMQKSHDLNELLAFKFHYQGWILAELIRCEEQFKAQHKEKGGEEAGDANKNDFIELFVKRVLKENKLGQLDYVEYTLRECAREFPVRECTIFRQIATQFGAKDAPPALTVLRNAINGMRWITDEGNYCSTCGAEKPDKKCSKCKAVQYCDRECQRLHWFMHKKSCARLLAQSQAQAQAQPQSQAKGAIDTAELREELSKLTA from the exons ATGACCGAGGAGAGCAAGAAGATCGATCAGCTGGACGACGTGCAGCGCCAGTTGCTGGATTACCTGGCCAAGAATGACACCAGTGGATTCAAGCAGCTGCTGGGCGGAGTGAGGAATGTTAACTTCGTGGACCACACCGGGATGTCGTGTTTGGCCTACGCCAGCTACAAAGGAAACCGCGAGGCGGtgcagctgctcctggacatG GGTGCCGACGTAAATCTCAATCAGCATGGAGCTGATTATACGCCACTGCATTTCGCTGCTCTATCGGGCAATACACATGTGTGCCGGCTGCTTTTGGATGCGGGCATCAAACCGGGCAGCTTGAATAGTGTCAACAGGACCGCCGCCCAAATGGCCGCCTTTGTGGGCAACCACGAATGTGTGGAGACCATCAACAACTATGTGACCCAGTCGAGCTTGGAGTACTACACCCAATTGCATGGCCAGCAGACGGAGCCGCATATACCACCCAGCTTACTCAAATCGTTCCACGCCTTTGTCACCGAAATCAACCTGCATCCCGTGAGGATTGCCCTGAATGTGCAGTCCTTGGGACTACTTAGGATCCTGTCCAGTCTGCGCAAGACGCTGGCTTTGATGTGCGAAAAGGAGATGCAGAAGTCGCATGACCTCAACGAGCTGCTGGCCTTCAAGTTCCATTATCAGGGCTGGATTTTGGCCGAACTAATACGCTGCGAGGAGCAGTTCAAGGCGCAGCACAAGGAGAAAGGTGGCGAGGAGGCGGGCGATGCGAACAAGAACGATTTCATCGAGTTGTTTGTGAAGCGGGTGCTCAAGGAGAACAAGCTGGGCCAGCTGGACTATGTGGAATACACGTTGCGCGAGTGCGCCAGGGAGTTTCCAGTGAGAGAGTGCACCATCTTCCGGCAAATCGCCACGCAATTTGGCGCCAAAGATGCACCACCAGCACTGACTGTCCTGCGAAATGCCATCAATGGGATGAGGTGGATTACG GACGAGGGCAACTACTGCAGCACCTGCGGCGCCGAGAAGCCGGACAAGAAGTGCTCCAAGTGCAAGGCGGTGCAGTATTGCGATCGCGAGTGCCAGCGGCTGCATTGGTTCATGCACAAGAAGAGCTGTGCCCGCCTCCTGGCCCAATCCCAGGCCCAGGCCCAAGCCCAGCCGCAATCGCAAGCGAAGGGAGCCATTGACACTGCCGAGCTGCGCGAGGAACTGTCCAAACTGACTGCGTAA
- the LOC6605174 gene encoding 1,2-dihydroxy-3-keto-5-methylthiopentene dioxygenase — protein sequence MVQVWYMDTEETDQRLEHHRNPPAYLELEDLYQKTGVEYFKINADEYQSDNTLTELRAKRGYTYDDEITCSEKCLPDYANKLKAFFTEHLHTDEEIRLILDGSGYFDVRDNEDNWLRIKVVKGDLIIIPAGIYHRFTLDTNNFIRTRRYFVGEPVWAPHNRPADDMDCRKSYIKHQSENFVQFNKV from the exons ATGGTGCAGGTTTGGTATATGGATACGGAGGAAACCGATCAGCGTCTGGAGCACCACCGCAATCCGCCTGCCTACTTGGAACTGGAGGATCTGTACCAGAAGACCGGCGTGGAATACTTTAAG ATCAACGCGGACGAGTACCAGAGCGATAATACCCTCACGGAACTGAGGGCAAAACGTGGCTACACCTACGATGATGAG ATCACCTGCTCGGAGAAGTGCCTTCCAGACTACGCCAACAAGTTGAAAGCCTTTTTTACCGAACACCTGCACACGGATGAGGAAATTCGCCTGATATTGGATGGATCTGGTTACTTTGATGTTCGCGA caATGAGGACAACTGGTTGCGCATTAAGGTTGTGAAGGGAGATCTGATCATTATACCCGCTGGCATCTATCACCGCTTTACTTTGGATACCAAT AACTTTATCAGGACTCGTCGCTATTTTGTGGGCGAGCCTGTCTGGGCTCCGCACAATCGTCCTGCTGATGATATGGACTGTCGCAAATCGTACATCAAGCATCAGTCGGAAAACTTTGTGCAATTCAATAAGGTTTAA